Proteins encoded in a region of the Streptomyces sp. NBC_01471 genome:
- a CDS encoding WXG100 family type VII secretion target translates to MTTYQVSLQQMEFVGGEMAAISKQIQQTLTELDDGAKQNLSQWSSDARAAYDIAKAKWDAAAAAMQQQSVRATQSLGNIGESYTSGEKYGVNLWE, encoded by the coding sequence ATGACGACTTACCAGGTAAGCCTCCAGCAGATGGAGTTCGTTGGTGGCGAGATGGCCGCCATCTCCAAGCAGATTCAGCAGACGCTGACCGAGCTGGACGACGGCGCGAAGCAGAACCTCTCCCAGTGGTCCAGTGACGCCCGCGCGGCGTACGACATCGCGAAGGCCAAGTGGGACGCGGCCGCCGCGGCCATGCAGCAGCAGTCGGTGCGTGCCACTCAGTCGCTCGGCAACATCGGCGAGTCCTACACCAGTGGTGAGAAGTACGGCGTCAACCTCTGGGAATAG
- a CDS encoding WXG100 family type VII secretion target, which yields MAGNGQQNVDIAGMRAAQPHFENAVSETTQAYNNMHDQSITLESGWKGDAAVSFSNALNQWLENCNIVRQQLQNVTDKLAANTGSYQNVHSSTHDEATSLNSAIGAGLPGF from the coding sequence ATGGCTGGCAACGGGCAGCAGAATGTTGATATCGCGGGAATGCGGGCGGCGCAGCCGCACTTCGAGAACGCTGTGAGCGAGACCACGCAGGCCTACAACAACATGCATGACCAGTCCATCACTCTGGAGAGTGGCTGGAAGGGTGACGCGGCGGTTTCGTTCTCCAATGCCCTGAACCAGTGGCTGGAGAACTGCAACATCGTCAGGCAGCAGCTTCAGAACGTCACTGACAAGCTCGCCGCCAACACGGGCAGCTACCAGAACGTGCACAGCAGCACCCACGACGAGGCCACCTCGCTGAACAGCGCGATCGGCGCCGGGCTGCCCGGCTTCTGA
- a CDS encoding right-handed parallel beta-helix repeat-containing protein, with the protein MNRQILRVSATQSGAYRTVSQALAAAAEGALIAIAPGTYTEALTLNRAVTLSAEGDPGTVRLEAPVGSTVVVDAEAVQLTGVTLGGSDANAAVLDVRRGQAALDGCTVIGDGAWAALLCWQDGHLAARDCRVTNPGGAGIVVTADSDNTVERVTVTDLGSSAVVVADKGRLTVRDCTLERVGGNGICVNGQGGITVETTSVTGSQKPALVVEQEARAELMRVTVTESANLDAYLTSTGLTTLTDCTLSGSGEQSVHVSGGAAPLLRACHLTSAKVSGLQVTGGSAPRLEDCRISGTPMAVLVEEGGKAEFHRLRVQGAKRTTLQLHGESRAEFRDLSVAEDCAGLRVSGSSRVELRHADLVIDHGVGVELSESATAVFEDVRLRAAGEWGFSVSGGARAEVDSSTVDGAGVLVGTDGEAVLRGSELAGSSGDGARVLGGGALTATGCRVHDAGGHGINVQASGRADISDCIITGNVGDGVRSNSEEPVTVQRCEVTDNGGTGFNRLRGDEDEQRPKQAAGEPAWAGAGAGVRDKREGPRSGGKDRAAAGSDNGPLADLEALVGLDSVKREVTGLINVNKMAQRRLEMGLPMPPMSRHLVFAGPPGTGKTTVARLYGAVLAELGILKQGHIVEVSRSGLVAQIIGGTAIKTAEVFEKALGGVLFIDEAYTLTNQSGGSGPDFGQEAVETLMKLMEDHRDELVVIVAGYSEQMEQFLESNPGMASRFARTVEFPNYEVDELVTIVQGLCAKHYYELEDSGLEALNRYFVEIPKGPTFGNGRVARSIFETMISNQASRLATSSSDNETLNRLVAEDVGRLPELEDEGRGLPQPEVLQDGLHVQAPVSDPEPEQAPVAAPKAPADPPPAMRRLAALCGLREVRAVLLRRTNELVSSVQRGETPAPAANVVLAGEQGSGRRAVATLYAKCLAETRVLRNGAVHRVALSQVHGGRPEEARAFTAWLFGEADGGVLDLELDAAFAARSEAERGVVWEALVGSAVRNPQTVLVLRGSHARLGEALRGRPDVARCFSEYLRFPDYTADELAGLMCRRLAARGHAVDEATHTALSGRIAGQMPSDGARGAHRLADRVAERTRTTTRSVPEPAAASHN; encoded by the coding sequence GTGAACCGTCAGATCCTGAGAGTCTCAGCCACCCAGAGTGGTGCCTATCGCACGGTCTCCCAGGCGCTGGCGGCGGCGGCCGAGGGCGCCCTCATCGCCATCGCGCCCGGCACCTACACCGAGGCGCTCACACTCAACCGGGCGGTGACGCTCTCAGCCGAGGGCGATCCGGGCACCGTGCGGCTGGAGGCACCGGTCGGCAGCACGGTCGTGGTGGACGCCGAGGCGGTGCAGCTCACCGGAGTCACCCTCGGCGGCTCCGACGCCAACGCGGCCGTGCTGGACGTGCGCCGAGGCCAGGCGGCGCTCGACGGCTGCACGGTGATCGGCGACGGGGCGTGGGCCGCGCTGCTGTGCTGGCAGGACGGGCACCTCGCGGCGCGGGACTGCCGGGTGACCAATCCCGGCGGCGCCGGCATCGTGGTGACCGCCGACAGCGACAACACCGTGGAACGCGTCACCGTCACCGACCTCGGCTCCTCCGCCGTCGTCGTCGCCGACAAGGGGCGCCTGACGGTCCGCGACTGCACACTGGAGCGCGTCGGCGGCAACGGCATCTGCGTGAACGGGCAGGGCGGTATCACCGTCGAGACCACCTCGGTCACCGGCAGCCAGAAGCCGGCCCTTGTGGTGGAGCAGGAGGCCAGGGCCGAACTCATGCGGGTCACCGTCACCGAGTCCGCCAACCTCGACGCCTACCTGACCAGCACCGGCCTCACCACCCTCACCGACTGCACCCTGAGCGGCTCGGGCGAACAGTCCGTGCACGTCAGCGGGGGAGCCGCCCCGCTGCTGCGGGCTTGTCACCTCACCTCGGCGAAGGTCAGCGGCCTTCAGGTCACCGGGGGTTCCGCGCCCCGTCTTGAGGACTGCCGGATCAGTGGCACACCGATGGCCGTCCTCGTCGAGGAGGGCGGCAAGGCGGAGTTCCACCGGCTGCGGGTGCAGGGCGCCAAGCGGACCACGCTCCAGCTTCACGGCGAGTCCCGCGCGGAGTTCCGGGACCTGTCTGTCGCGGAGGACTGTGCCGGGCTGCGGGTGTCGGGTTCCTCCCGCGTCGAGCTGCGCCACGCCGACCTCGTCATCGACCACGGCGTCGGCGTCGAGCTGTCCGAGAGCGCCACCGCCGTGTTCGAGGACGTCCGGTTGCGCGCGGCGGGCGAGTGGGGCTTCTCGGTGTCCGGCGGGGCACGCGCCGAGGTGGACTCCTCCACCGTCGACGGCGCCGGCGTGCTGGTGGGGACGGACGGCGAGGCCGTGCTGCGCGGCAGCGAACTGGCCGGCTCCTCCGGCGACGGCGCGCGGGTCCTTGGCGGCGGCGCGCTCACCGCGACCGGCTGCCGGGTGCACGACGCGGGGGGCCACGGCATCAACGTCCAGGCGTCCGGCCGGGCCGACATCAGTGACTGCATCATCACCGGCAACGTGGGCGACGGCGTCCGCAGCAACTCCGAGGAACCCGTAACCGTCCAGCGCTGCGAGGTCACCGACAACGGTGGCACCGGCTTCAACCGCCTGCGCGGCGACGAGGACGAGCAGCGGCCCAAGCAGGCGGCGGGCGAACCGGCCTGGGCCGGGGCGGGCGCCGGCGTGCGGGACAAGAGGGAAGGCCCCAGGTCGGGCGGGAAGGATCGCGCCGCGGCCGGCAGCGACAACGGGCCGCTGGCCGACCTTGAGGCACTGGTCGGCCTTGACAGCGTCAAGCGCGAGGTCACCGGCCTGATCAACGTCAACAAGATGGCCCAGCGGCGCCTGGAAATGGGCCTTCCCATGCCACCCATGAGCCGCCACCTGGTCTTCGCCGGCCCGCCCGGCACCGGCAAGACCACCGTCGCCCGCCTCTACGGCGCGGTCCTCGCCGAACTCGGCATCCTCAAGCAGGGCCACATCGTCGAGGTCTCCCGGTCGGGGCTGGTGGCACAGATCATCGGGGGTACGGCGATCAAGACCGCCGAGGTCTTCGAGAAGGCGCTCGGCGGTGTCCTCTTCATCGACGAGGCGTACACCCTCACCAACCAGTCGGGCGGCAGCGGCCCGGACTTCGGCCAGGAAGCCGTCGAGACACTGATGAAGCTCATGGAGGACCACCGCGACGAGCTCGTGGTGATCGTGGCCGGGTACTCCGAGCAGATGGAGCAGTTCCTGGAGTCCAACCCCGGTATGGCCTCCCGCTTCGCCCGCACCGTGGAGTTCCCCAACTACGAGGTCGACGAGCTCGTCACCATCGTGCAGGGCCTGTGCGCCAAGCACTACTACGAGCTTGAGGATTCCGGACTTGAGGCCCTGAACAGGTACTTCGTGGAGATCCCGAAGGGCCCCACGTTCGGTAACGGCCGTGTCGCCCGGTCGATCTTCGAGACCATGATCAGCAACCAGGCGTCCCGGCTTGCCACCTCCTCCAGCGACAACGAGACGCTGAACCGACTGGTGGCCGAGGACGTCGGCCGGTTGCCGGAGCTTGAGGACGAGGGGAGGGGGCTCCCTCAGCCGGAGGTGCTCCAGGACGGTCTTCATGTCCAGGCGCCGGTTTCCGATCCGGAACCAGAGCAGGCCCCGGTGGCCGCCCCCAAGGCTCCGGCCGACCCGCCGCCCGCCATGCGGCGCCTGGCCGCGCTGTGCGGGCTGCGCGAAGTGCGCGCTGTCCTGCTCAGACGCACCAATGAGCTGGTCTCCTCGGTGCAGCGGGGTGAGACGCCCGCCCCTGCGGCGAACGTCGTACTCGCCGGGGAGCAGGGCAGCGGCCGCAGGGCGGTGGCCACGCTGTACGCGAAGTGCCTCGCCGAGACGCGGGTGTTGCGCAACGGCGCCGTGCACCGGGTGGCGTTGTCGCAGGTGCACGGCGGGCGCCCGGAGGAGGCCAGGGCCTTCACTGCCTGGCTGTTCGGCGAGGCGGACGGCGGTGTGCTGGACCTCGAACTCGACGCGGCCTTCGCCGCGCGGTCAGAGGCGGAGCGCGGTGTGGTGTGGGAGGCCCTGGTGGGGTCTGCGGTCCGCAACCCGCAGACCGTGCTGGTACTGCGCGGCAGTCACGCCAGGCTCGGCGAGGCGTTGCGCGGGCGGCCGGATGTGGCACGGTGTTTCTCCGAGTACCTGCGCTTCCCCGACTACACGGCGGATGAACTGGCCGGTCTGATGTGCCGGCGGCTCGCCGCCCGCGGCCACGCGGTCGACGAGGCGACGCACACCGCGCTGAGCGGGCGTATCGCAGGCCAGATGCCCAGCGACGGGGCGCGCGGCGCCCACCGGCTCGCGGATCGCGTCGCGGAAAGGACGCGGACCACGACACGTTCGGTTCCTGAACCGGCCGCGGCTTCGCACAACTAG